From Kineosporia succinea, the proteins below share one genomic window:
- a CDS encoding ABC transporter permease, which produces MKLNMDTVRRVGLSLAAPLLAIVLSLIITSVVLSISGNDPFSTFQKMIEYAQEPRTTALIINSAVTYYFAALAVSFGFRMNLFNIGVDGQYRLAALLAAAVGGAVELPAVLHVGLILVVAMLVGGLWAAVAGLLKVYRGISEVISTIMLNSITTALIAYLLTTDKLAVQAEGSNNIGTKEIAPSGRVGGLPLVPDSQLKIYGLIVLAAIVGFLYWFVIERSRFGFDLRATGRNEEAAVASGVNVKRMVLISMAISGGIAGLVGMPQLLGSSYTYSLDFPTGLGFTGIAIALLGRNTALGVAIGSLLWGFLDNSSQILDLEGVPKEIVMITQGVIVLSVVIAYELVRRYRLVAQQREVGRRLSEARPENEPQGAQA; this is translated from the coding sequence ATGAAGCTGAACATGGACACCGTGCGCCGCGTCGGCCTGTCACTGGCCGCCCCGCTGCTGGCGATCGTGCTGTCGCTGATCATCACCTCAGTCGTGCTGAGCATCTCGGGCAACGACCCGTTCAGCACGTTCCAGAAGATGATCGAGTACGCGCAGGAGCCGCGCACCACCGCGCTGATCATCAACTCGGCCGTGACCTACTACTTCGCGGCGCTCGCGGTCTCGTTCGGGTTCCGGATGAACCTGTTCAACATCGGCGTCGACGGCCAGTACCGGCTCGCGGCGCTGCTCGCGGCCGCGGTCGGCGGGGCGGTCGAGCTGCCCGCCGTGCTGCACGTCGGCCTGATCCTGGTCGTGGCCATGCTGGTCGGCGGGCTCTGGGCCGCCGTCGCCGGTCTGCTCAAGGTCTACCGCGGGATCAGCGAGGTGATCTCCACGATCATGCTGAACTCGATCACCACCGCGCTGATCGCCTACCTGCTCACCACCGACAAGCTGGCGGTGCAGGCCGAGGGCTCGAACAACATCGGCACCAAGGAGATCGCGCCCAGCGGCCGGGTCGGCGGCCTGCCGCTGGTGCCGGACTCGCAGCTGAAGATCTACGGCCTGATCGTGCTGGCCGCGATCGTCGGTTTCCTCTACTGGTTCGTGATCGAGCGCAGCCGCTTCGGTTTCGACCTGCGCGCCACCGGCCGCAACGAGGAGGCCGCGGTCGCCAGCGGCGTCAACGTCAAGCGCATGGTGCTGATCAGCATGGCGATCTCGGGCGGTATCGCCGGCCTGGTCGGCATGCCGCAGCTGCTCGGCTCCAGTTACACCTACTCGCTGGACTTCCCGACCGGCCTGGGCTTCACCGGCATCGCGATCGCCCTGCTCGGCCGCAACACCGCGCTCGGCGTGGCGATCGGCTCGCTGCTGTGGGGCTTCCTCGACAACTCCTCGCAGATCCTCGACCTCGAGGGTGTGCCCAAGGAGATCGTCATGATCACGCAGGGAGTGATCGTGCTGTCCGTCGTCATCGCCTACGAGCTGGTGCGCCGCTACCGCCTCGTGGCGCAGCAGCGTGAGGTCGGCCGCCGGCTCAGCGAGGCCCGCCCGGAGAACGAGCCGCAGGGAGCGCAGGCATGA
- a CDS encoding ABC transporter permease, which translates to MTATLEETTAPEAKAGLSRPVRITLYVVVGLVVLSLIRVITGATDLTSNGTVSAALMLAVPIGLAGLGGLWSERAGVVNIGLEGMMILGTFGAGWIGWQHGPWAGVLMAVAFGAIGGLVHAVATVTFGVDHVVSGVAINILGLGATQYLAGELLADTPGGGETQSPQISGLPKPSVPGLTSVLEPLESHHWFLLSDLAGILRGLLTNVSILTIISILLVIATYVILWQTPFGLRLRSVGEDPHAAESLGVKVRLYKYVAVVVSGGLAGLAGAFLAIVASSLYREGQTGGRGYIGLAAMIFGNWRPGGLVAGAGLFGYTDAMQLRNATAVHALLLVVFALLLVVTALNLYRRRWVTAGVGLVFAVLSLVWYLATDELPGPITTMTPYVTTLLVLALAAQHLRMPKADGLVYRPEGK; encoded by the coding sequence ATGACCGCCACGCTGGAAGAGACCACCGCCCCGGAGGCCAAGGCGGGCCTCAGCAGGCCCGTCCGCATCACCCTCTACGTCGTCGTCGGCCTGGTGGTGCTCAGCCTGATCCGGGTGATCACCGGAGCCACCGACCTGACCTCCAACGGCACCGTCAGCGCCGCGCTGATGCTGGCCGTGCCGATCGGCCTGGCCGGTCTGGGCGGTCTGTGGTCGGAGCGCGCGGGCGTGGTCAACATCGGCCTCGAGGGCATGATGATCCTCGGTACGTTCGGCGCCGGCTGGATCGGCTGGCAGCACGGCCCCTGGGCCGGTGTGCTGATGGCCGTGGCCTTCGGCGCCATCGGTGGCCTGGTGCACGCCGTCGCCACCGTCACGTTCGGCGTCGACCACGTGGTGTCCGGTGTCGCGATCAACATCCTCGGCCTCGGCGCCACCCAGTACCTGGCCGGCGAGCTCCTCGCCGACACCCCCGGTGGCGGCGAGACCCAGTCGCCGCAGATCTCCGGTCTGCCCAAGCCGTCGGTGCCCGGGCTCACGTCGGTGCTGGAGCCGCTCGAGAGCCACCACTGGTTCCTGCTCTCCGACCTCGCCGGGATCCTGCGCGGCCTGCTCACCAACGTCTCGATCCTGACGATCATCTCGATCCTGCTGGTGATCGCCACCTACGTGATCCTCTGGCAGACCCCTTTCGGCCTGCGCCTGCGCTCGGTCGGAGAAGACCCGCACGCCGCCGAGTCGCTCGGCGTGAAGGTGCGGCTCTACAAGTACGTGGCCGTCGTCGTCTCCGGTGGGCTCGCCGGCCTGGCCGGTGCGTTCCTGGCGATCGTGGCCTCGAGCCTGTACCGCGAGGGCCAGACCGGTGGCCGTGGGTACATCGGTCTCGCCGCGATGATCTTCGGTAACTGGCGTCCGGGTGGCCTGGTCGCGGGTGCGGGCCTGTTCGGCTACACCGACGCCATGCAGCTGCGCAACGCCACCGCCGTGCACGCGCTGCTGCTGGTGGTCTTCGCGCTGCTGCTCGTCGTCACCGCGCTCAACCTCTACCGCCGCCGCTGGGTCACCGCCGGCGTCGGGCTGGTGTTCGCCGTGCTGTCGCTGGTCTGGTACCTCGCCACCGACGAGCTGCCCGGCCCGATCACCACGATGACCCCGTACGTGACCACGCTGCTCGTCCTGGCCCTGGCCGCCCAGCATCTGCGGATGCCCAAGGCCGACGGGCTGGTCTACCGGCCGGAGGGCAAATGA
- a CDS encoding cytidine deaminase, which translates to MYPGRVAGDADPHQIDWVALRSQARFIMQKAYAPYSGFPVGAAALVDDGRIVTGCNVENASYGVGLCAECGLVSSLNATGGGRLIAFTCVGPDGENLMPCGRCRQLLYEFGGPELLVETSHGIVPMTQVLPDAFGPADLSRATGPTHT; encoded by the coding sequence CTGTACCCGGGCCGGGTCGCGGGCGATGCCGACCCGCACCAGATCGACTGGGTGGCGCTGCGCTCGCAGGCGCGGTTCATCATGCAGAAGGCCTACGCGCCCTACTCCGGCTTCCCGGTGGGCGCGGCGGCCCTGGTCGACGACGGCCGCATCGTGACCGGCTGCAACGTCGAGAACGCCTCGTACGGCGTGGGTCTGTGCGCCGAGTGCGGGCTGGTCTCGTCGCTGAACGCGACCGGGGGAGGGCGCCTGATCGCCTTCACCTGCGTCGGGCCGGACGGTGAGAACCTGATGCCGTGCGGGCGCTGTCGTCAGCTGCTGTACGAATTCGGTGGGCCCGAGCTGCTGGTCGAGACCAGCCACGGCATCGTCCCGATGACCCAGGTGCTGCCCGACGCCTTCGGGCCGGCCGACCTGTCGCGG